A portion of the Suricata suricatta isolate VVHF042 chromosome 11, meerkat_22Aug2017_6uvM2_HiC, whole genome shotgun sequence genome contains these proteins:
- the PCF11 gene encoding pre-mRNA cleavage complex 2 protein Pcf11 isoform X4, giving the protein MSEQTPAEAGTAGAREDACRDYQSSLEDLTFNSKPHINMLTILAEENLPFAKEIVSLIEAQTAKAPSSEKLPVMYLMDSIVKNVGREYLTAFTKNLVATFICVFEKVDENTRKSLFKLRSTWDEIFPLKKLYALDVRVNSLDPAWPIKPLPPNVNTSSIHVNPKFLNKSPEEPSTPGTVVSSPSISTPPIVPDIQKNLTQEQLIRQQLLAKQKQLLELQQKKLELELEQAKAQLAVSLSVQQETSNLGPGSAPSKLHVPQIAPMAVKPPHQVPVQPEKSRPGPSLQIQDLKGTNRDPRLNRMSQHSSHGKDQSHRKEFLVNTLNQSDTKTSKTVPSEKLNSSKQEKSKSGEKITKKELDQLDSKSKSKSKSPSPLKNKLSHTKDLKNQESESARVSDMSKRDPRLKKHLQDKTDSKDDDVKDKRKTAEKKDKDEHMKSSEHRLVGSRNKIINGIVQKDTIMEESEKQGTKPGRSSTRKRSRSRSPKSRSPIIHSPKRRDRRSPKRRQRSMSPTSTPKAGKIRQSGVKQSHMEEFTLPSREERNAKRSNKQDIRDPRRIKKTEEDRPQEAANQHSTKSGTEPKENIENWQSSKSTKRWKSGWEENKSLQQGDEHSKSPHLRHRESWSSTKGILSPRAPKQQHRLSVDANLQIPKELTLASKRELLQKTSERLASGEITQDEFLVVVHQIRQLFQYQEGVREEQRSPFNDRFPLKRPRYEDSDKPFVDSPASRFAGLDTNQRLTALAEDRPLFDGPSRPSVTRDGPTKMIFEGPNKLSPRIDGPPTPGSLRFDGSPGQMGGGGPLRFEGPQGQLGGGCPLRFEGPPGPVGTPLRFEGPMGQAGGGGYRFEGSPSLRFEGSAGGLRFEGPGGQPVGGLRFEGHRGQPVGGLRFEGPHGQPVGGLRFDNPRGQPVGGLRFEGGHGPSGAAIRFDGPHGQPAGGIRFEGPLLQQGVGMRFEGPHGQSVAGLRFEGQHNQLGGNLRFEGPHGQPGVGIRFEGPLVQQGGGMRFEGPSVPGGGLRIEGPLGQGGPRFEGCHALRFDGQPGQPSLLPRFDGLHGQPGPRFERTGQPGPQRFDGPPGQQVQPRFDGVPQRFDGPQHQQASRFDIPLGLQSTRFDNHPSQRLESVSFNQTGPYNDPPGNAFNAPSQGLQFQRHEQMFDSPQGPNFNGPHGPGNQNFSNPLNRASGHYFDEKNLQSSQFGNFGNLPAPITVGNIQASQQVLTGVAQPVAFGQGQQFLPVHPQNPGAFVQNPSGALPKAYPDNHLSQVDVNELFSKLLKTGILKLSQPDSSTALNEVATHPAPEEEEDQNEDQDVPDLTNFTIEELKQRYDSVINRLYTGIQCYSCGMRFTTSQTDVYADHLDWHYRQNRTEKDVSRKVTHRRWYYSLTDWIEFEEIADLEERAKSQFFEKVHEEVVLKTQEAAKEKEFQSVPAGPAGAVESCEICQEQFEQYWDEEEEEWHLKNAIRVDGKIYHPSCYEDYQNTSSFDCTPSPSKTPVENPLNIMLNIVKNELQEPCESPKVKEEQIDTPPACTEESIETPTEIKTENDTVESV; this is encoded by the exons GCTCCTTCCTCAGAGAAGCTTCCTGTTATGTACCTTATGGATTCTATCGTGAAAAATGTTGGACGAGAGTATCTCACTGCCTTTACTAAAAATCTAGTTGcaacatttatttgtgtgtttgaaaAG GTGGatgaaaatactagaaaaagtttatttaaattacgTTCCACATGGGATGAAATATTCCCTTTGAAGAAGCTTTATGCCCTGGATGTCAGAGTCAATTCGTTAGATCCTGCTTGGCCTATTAAACCTCTGCCCCCCAATGTGAATACATCTAGCATCCATGTGaatcctaaatttttaaataaatcg cCCGAAGAGCCTTCGACACCTGGCACCGTGGTCAGTTCCCCTAGCATCTCCACTCCTCCAATTGTTCCTGATATACAAAAGAATCTTACCCAAGAACAACTAATAAGGCAGCAGTTactggcaaaacaaaaacagttgttAGAACTTCAGCAGAAAAAGCTGGAACTTGAGCTAGAGCAAGCTAAGGCACAACTG GCAGTTTCTCTTAGTGTTCAGCAGGAGACATCCAACTTGGGTCCTGGATCTGCACCATCCAAATTACATGTTCCACAAATTGCCCCTATGGCAGTTAAACCTCCCCATCAGGTTCCTGTGCAACCAGAGAAAAGCCGTCCAGGTCCATCCTTACAAATTCAGGATTTGAAAGGAACTAACCGGGATCCCCGTCTTAATAGAATGAGTCAACATTCTTCGCATGGAAAAGATCAGAGTCACAGGAAAGAATTCCTGGTGAACACATTGAACCAATCTGATACTAAGACCAGTAAAACTGTACCCTCTGAAAAACTAAATTCATccaagcaagagaaaagcaaatcaggTGAAAAAATAACCAAGAAAGAACTTGACCAGTTAGATTCTAAATCTAAATCTAAGTCTAAATCACCATcacctttgaaaaacaaattatcccacacaaaagacttgaaaaatCAAGAATCCGAAAGTGCAAGGGTGTCTGACATGAGCAAGAGAGATCCTAGGTTAAAAAAACATCTTCAGGATAAGACTGATAGCAAAGATGATGATGttaaagacaagagaaaaactgcagaaaaaaaggataaagatgaGCACATGAAATCATCTGAACACAGACTGGTTGGAAGTCGAAATAAAATCATCAATGGCATTGTACAAAAGGATACAATTATGGAAGAATCAGAAAAACAAGGGACAAAACCAGGGAGATCAAGTACTAGAAAGAGATCAAGATCGCGATCACCCAAGTCTCGATCACCAATTATACATTCTCCAAAGAGAAGAGATAGGCGGTCACCCAAAAGAAGGCAAAGGAGTATGTCTCCAACTTCGACACCCAAAGCTGGAAAGATTCGCCAATCAGGAGTTAAGCAGTCACATATGGAAGAGTTTACACTACCTTCCAGGGAAGAGCGAAATGCTAAAAGAAGTAATAAACAGGATATTCGAGATCCGAGACgaataaaaaagactgaagagGACCGACCACAAGAAGCTGCAAATCAGCATTCTACAAAATCAGGCACTGAACCAAAGGAGAATATAGAAAATTGGCAAAGTTCCAAGTCTACCAAAAGATGGAAATCTGGttgggaagaaaataagag CTTACAACAGGGTGATGAACATAGTAAATCTCCTCATCTAAGGCATAGGGAGAGCTGGTCAAGCACTAAAGGAATCTTGTCACCTCGAGCCCCAAAGCAGCAGCATCGATTAAGTGTAGATGCCAATCTTCAGATTCCTAAAGAGTTAACTCTTGCAAGCAAAAGAGAATTACTTCAAAAG ACGAGTGAACGTTTAGCATCTGGTGAAATTACACAGGATGAGTTCCTTGTTGTTGTGCATCAAATTCGACAGCTATTTCAGTATCAAGAAG gtgtaCGAGAGGAGCAGAGATCACCATTCAATGATCGTTTTCCACTTAAGCGACCTAGATATGAAGATTCAGATAAACCATTTGTAGATAGCCCAGCATCAAGATTCGCCGGCCTCGATACAAATCAGCGACTTACAGCTTTAGCTGAAGACAGACCATTATTTGATGGGCCTAGTAGGCCATCAGTAACAAGAGATGGCCCAACCAAGATGATTTTTGAAGGACCTAATAAATTAAGCCCTAGAATTGATGGACCTCCTACACCAGGTTCTCTTCGGTTTGATGGGTCACCGGGACAAATGGGGGGAGGTGGCCCTTTGAGATTTGAAGGACCACAAGGTCAGCTAGGAGGTGGGTGTCCTTTGAGATTTGAAGGTCCTCCAGGACCTGTAGGGACACCTCTGCGGTTTGAGGGGCCGATGGGTCAGGCAGGAGGAGGTGGTTATCGGTTTGAAGGTTCCCCTAGTCTGAGGTTTGAGGGATCTGCAGGTGGTTTGCGGTTTGAAGGACCAGGGGGCCAGCCCGTGGGTGGTCTCAGGTTTGAGGGACATCGGGGTCAACCTGTGGGTGGTCTACGGTTTGAGGGACCTCATGGTCAGCCTGTGGGTGGACTTAGATTTGATAATCCCCGAGGCCAGCCTGTAGGTGGACTTAGATTTGAAGGGGGTCATGGTCCATCAGGGGCTGCAATTAGATTTGATGGACCTCATGGTCAGCCAGCAGGTGGGATCAGATTTGAGGGCCCTTTGCTACAGCAGGGAGTTGGAATGCGGTTTGAGGGCCCCCATGGTCAGTCAGTAGCTGGTTTGAGGTTTGAAGGACAACATAATCAACTTGGTGGGAACCTTAGGTTTGAGGGTCCACATGGTCAGCCAGGTGTTGGGATCAGATTTGAAGGACCGTTAGTCCAACAAGGAGGTGGAATGAGGTTTGAGGGTCCTTCTGTACCAGGAGGTGGCCTGAGAATTGAAGGGCCTCTAGGTCAAGGTGGTCCAAGATTTGAAGGTTGTCATGCTTTAAGGTTTGATGGGCAGCCAGGTCAGCCATCACTCTTGCCAAGATTTGATGGATTACATGGGCAGCCAGGTCCTAGATTTGAAAGAACTGGTCAGCCAGGTCCACAGAGATTTGATGGACCACCTGGACAGCAGGTTCAACCAAGATTTGATGGTGTGCCTCAAAGATTTGATGGCCCACAACACCAGCAAGCATCAAGGTTTGATATTCCTCTTGGTCTTCAAAGCACACGATTTGACAATCATCCTTCACAAAGGCTTGAATCAGTGTCTTTCAATCAGACTGGTCCATATAATGATCCACCTGGCAATGCTTTTAATGCCCCATCCCAAGGACTGCAGTTCCAAAGACATGAACAAATGTTTGATTCACCTCAAGGACCAAATTTTAATGGACCACATGGCCCTGGAAACCAGAATTTCTCGAATCCCCTTAACAGAGCTTCTGGACACTATTTTGATGAAAAGAATCTTCAGAGTTCCCAATTTGGAAACTTTGGCAATTTACCTGCTCCAATAACAGTAGGAAATATTCAGGCGTCTCAACAG GTTCTCACTGGTGTTGCTCAGCCAGTAGCATTTGGCCAAGGACAACAATTTTTACCAGTTCATCCACAAAATCCTGGAGCATTTGTTCAGAATCCTTCAG GCGCCCTTCCTAAGGCATATCCTGACAACCATCTCAGTCAGGTGGACGtcaatgaattattttcaaaactgcTGAAAACAGGAATTCTCAAATTGTCCCAGCCAGACTCCTCTACAGCAC TAAATGAAGTTGCTACTCACCCTGCCCCTGAAGAGGAGGAAGATCAAAATGAGGATCAAGATGTTCCAGATCTTACCAATTTTACAATCGAAGAATTAAAACA ACGTTATGATAGTGTTATAAATCGACTGTACACTGGTATTCAGTGCTACTCTTGTGGAATGAGGTTTACAACATCACAGACAGATGTATATGCAGACCACTTGGACTGGCATTATCGGCAAAATAGAACTGAAAAGGATGTTAGCAGAAAAGTTACTCACAGACGTTGGTACTACAGTTTAACA GATTGGATAGAATTTGAGGAAATAGCTGATTTGGAAGAACGGGCAAAGAGCCAGTTTTTTGAAAAGGTGCATGAAGAAGTCGTGCTCAAAACTCAGGAGGCTGCTAAAGAAAAGGAGTTCCAAAGTGTACCTGCTGGACCAGCTGGAGCAGTTGAg aGTTGTGAAATCTGTCAAGAACAATTTGAACAATACTgggatgaagaagaggaagaatggcatttaaaaaatgctattagaGTAGACGGAAAG aTTTATCATCCATCATGTTATGAGGATTATCAAAAT acATCTTCATTTGATTGTACGCCATCTCCCAGCAAGACACCAGTTGAAAATCCTTTGAACATTATGCTGAACATTGTCAAAAATGAATTGCAAGAACCCTGTGAAAGTCCCAAAGTTAAGGAAGAACAAATTGATACCCCACCAGCTTGTACAGAGGAAAGCATAGAAACACCCactgaaattaaaacagaaaatgatacaGTCGAGtcagtttaa
- the PCF11 gene encoding pre-mRNA cleavage complex 2 protein Pcf11 isoform X3, which produces MSEQTPAEAGTAGAREDACRDYQSSLEDLTFNSKPHINMLTILAEENLPFAKEIVSLIEAQTAKAPSSEKLPVMYLMDSIVKNVGREYLTAFTKNLVATFICVFEKVDENTRKSLFKLRSTWDEIFPLKKLYALDVRVNSLDPAWPIKPLPPNVNTSSIHVNPKFLNKSPEEPSTPGTVVSSPSISTPPIVPDIQKNLTQEQLIRQQLLAKQKQLLELQQKKLELELEQAKAQLAVSLSVQQETSNLGPGSAPSKLHVPQIAPMAVKPPHQVPVQPEKSRPGPSLQIQDLKGTNRDPRLNRMSQHSSHGKDQSHRKEFLVNTLNQSDTKTSKTVPSEKLNSSKQEKSKSGEKITKKELDQLDSKSKSKSKSPSPLKNKLSHTKDLKNQESESARVSDMSKRDPRLKKHLQDKTDSKDDDVKDKRKTAEKKDKDEHMKSSEHRLVGSRNKIINGIVQKDTIMEESEKQGTKPGRSSTRKRSRSRSPKSRSPIIHSPKRRDRRSPKRRQRSMSPTSTPKAGKIRQSGVKQSHMEEFTLPSREERNAKRSNKQDIRDPRRIKKTEEDRPQEAANQHSTKSGTEPKENIENWQSSKSTKRWKSGWEENKSLQQGDEHSKSPHLRHRESWSSTKGILSPRAPKQQHRLSVDANLQIPKELTLASKRELLQKTSERLASGEITQDEFLVVVHQIRQLFQYQEGVREEQRSPFNDRFPLKRPRYEDSDKPFVDSPASRFAGLDTNQRLTALAEDRPLFDGPSRPSVTRDGPTKMIFEGPNKLSPRIDGPPTPGSLRFDGSPGQMGGGGPLRFEGPQGQLGGGCPLRFEGPPGPVGTPLRFEGPMGQAGGGGYRFEGSPSLRFEGSAGGLRFEGPGGQPVGGLRFEGHRGQPVGGLRFEGPHGQPVGGLRFDNPRGQPVGGLRFEGGHGPSGAAIRFDGPHGQPAGGIRFEGPLLQQGVGMRFEGPHGQSVAGLRFEGQHNQLGGNLRFEGPHGQPGVGIRFEGPLVQQGGGMRFEGPSVPGGGLRIEGPLGQGGPRFEGCHALRFDGQPGQPSLLPRFDGLHGQPGPRFERTGQPGPQRFDGPPGQQVQPRFDGVPQRFDGPQHQQASRFDIPLGLQSTRFDNHPSQRLESVSFNQTGPYNDPPGNAFNAPSQGLQFQRHEQMFDSPQGPNFNGPHGPGNQNFSNPLNRASGHYFDEKNLQSSQFGNFGNLPAPITVGNIQASQQVLTGVAQPVAFGQGQQFLPVHPQNPGAFVQNPSGALPKAYPDNHLSQVDVNELFSKLLKTGILKLSQPDSSTAQVNEVATHPAPEEEEDQNEDQDVPDLTNFTIEELKQRYDSVINRLYTGIQCYSCGMRFTTSQTDVYADHLDWHYRQNRTEKDVSRKVTHRRWYYSLTDWIEFEEIADLEERAKSQFFEKVHEEVVLKTQEAAKEKEFQSVPAGPAGAVESCEICQEQFEQYWDEEEEEWHLKNAIRVDGKIYHPSCYEDYQNTSSFDCTPSPSKTPVENPLNIMLNIVKNELQEPCESPKVKEEQIDTPPACTEESIETPTEIKTENDTVESV; this is translated from the exons GCTCCTTCCTCAGAGAAGCTTCCTGTTATGTACCTTATGGATTCTATCGTGAAAAATGTTGGACGAGAGTATCTCACTGCCTTTACTAAAAATCTAGTTGcaacatttatttgtgtgtttgaaaAG GTGGatgaaaatactagaaaaagtttatttaaattacgTTCCACATGGGATGAAATATTCCCTTTGAAGAAGCTTTATGCCCTGGATGTCAGAGTCAATTCGTTAGATCCTGCTTGGCCTATTAAACCTCTGCCCCCCAATGTGAATACATCTAGCATCCATGTGaatcctaaatttttaaataaatcg cCCGAAGAGCCTTCGACACCTGGCACCGTGGTCAGTTCCCCTAGCATCTCCACTCCTCCAATTGTTCCTGATATACAAAAGAATCTTACCCAAGAACAACTAATAAGGCAGCAGTTactggcaaaacaaaaacagttgttAGAACTTCAGCAGAAAAAGCTGGAACTTGAGCTAGAGCAAGCTAAGGCACAACTG GCAGTTTCTCTTAGTGTTCAGCAGGAGACATCCAACTTGGGTCCTGGATCTGCACCATCCAAATTACATGTTCCACAAATTGCCCCTATGGCAGTTAAACCTCCCCATCAGGTTCCTGTGCAACCAGAGAAAAGCCGTCCAGGTCCATCCTTACAAATTCAGGATTTGAAAGGAACTAACCGGGATCCCCGTCTTAATAGAATGAGTCAACATTCTTCGCATGGAAAAGATCAGAGTCACAGGAAAGAATTCCTGGTGAACACATTGAACCAATCTGATACTAAGACCAGTAAAACTGTACCCTCTGAAAAACTAAATTCATccaagcaagagaaaagcaaatcaggTGAAAAAATAACCAAGAAAGAACTTGACCAGTTAGATTCTAAATCTAAATCTAAGTCTAAATCACCATcacctttgaaaaacaaattatcccacacaaaagacttgaaaaatCAAGAATCCGAAAGTGCAAGGGTGTCTGACATGAGCAAGAGAGATCCTAGGTTAAAAAAACATCTTCAGGATAAGACTGATAGCAAAGATGATGATGttaaagacaagagaaaaactgcagaaaaaaaggataaagatgaGCACATGAAATCATCTGAACACAGACTGGTTGGAAGTCGAAATAAAATCATCAATGGCATTGTACAAAAGGATACAATTATGGAAGAATCAGAAAAACAAGGGACAAAACCAGGGAGATCAAGTACTAGAAAGAGATCAAGATCGCGATCACCCAAGTCTCGATCACCAATTATACATTCTCCAAAGAGAAGAGATAGGCGGTCACCCAAAAGAAGGCAAAGGAGTATGTCTCCAACTTCGACACCCAAAGCTGGAAAGATTCGCCAATCAGGAGTTAAGCAGTCACATATGGAAGAGTTTACACTACCTTCCAGGGAAGAGCGAAATGCTAAAAGAAGTAATAAACAGGATATTCGAGATCCGAGACgaataaaaaagactgaagagGACCGACCACAAGAAGCTGCAAATCAGCATTCTACAAAATCAGGCACTGAACCAAAGGAGAATATAGAAAATTGGCAAAGTTCCAAGTCTACCAAAAGATGGAAATCTGGttgggaagaaaataagag CTTACAACAGGGTGATGAACATAGTAAATCTCCTCATCTAAGGCATAGGGAGAGCTGGTCAAGCACTAAAGGAATCTTGTCACCTCGAGCCCCAAAGCAGCAGCATCGATTAAGTGTAGATGCCAATCTTCAGATTCCTAAAGAGTTAACTCTTGCAAGCAAAAGAGAATTACTTCAAAAG ACGAGTGAACGTTTAGCATCTGGTGAAATTACACAGGATGAGTTCCTTGTTGTTGTGCATCAAATTCGACAGCTATTTCAGTATCAAGAAG gtgtaCGAGAGGAGCAGAGATCACCATTCAATGATCGTTTTCCACTTAAGCGACCTAGATATGAAGATTCAGATAAACCATTTGTAGATAGCCCAGCATCAAGATTCGCCGGCCTCGATACAAATCAGCGACTTACAGCTTTAGCTGAAGACAGACCATTATTTGATGGGCCTAGTAGGCCATCAGTAACAAGAGATGGCCCAACCAAGATGATTTTTGAAGGACCTAATAAATTAAGCCCTAGAATTGATGGACCTCCTACACCAGGTTCTCTTCGGTTTGATGGGTCACCGGGACAAATGGGGGGAGGTGGCCCTTTGAGATTTGAAGGACCACAAGGTCAGCTAGGAGGTGGGTGTCCTTTGAGATTTGAAGGTCCTCCAGGACCTGTAGGGACACCTCTGCGGTTTGAGGGGCCGATGGGTCAGGCAGGAGGAGGTGGTTATCGGTTTGAAGGTTCCCCTAGTCTGAGGTTTGAGGGATCTGCAGGTGGTTTGCGGTTTGAAGGACCAGGGGGCCAGCCCGTGGGTGGTCTCAGGTTTGAGGGACATCGGGGTCAACCTGTGGGTGGTCTACGGTTTGAGGGACCTCATGGTCAGCCTGTGGGTGGACTTAGATTTGATAATCCCCGAGGCCAGCCTGTAGGTGGACTTAGATTTGAAGGGGGTCATGGTCCATCAGGGGCTGCAATTAGATTTGATGGACCTCATGGTCAGCCAGCAGGTGGGATCAGATTTGAGGGCCCTTTGCTACAGCAGGGAGTTGGAATGCGGTTTGAGGGCCCCCATGGTCAGTCAGTAGCTGGTTTGAGGTTTGAAGGACAACATAATCAACTTGGTGGGAACCTTAGGTTTGAGGGTCCACATGGTCAGCCAGGTGTTGGGATCAGATTTGAAGGACCGTTAGTCCAACAAGGAGGTGGAATGAGGTTTGAGGGTCCTTCTGTACCAGGAGGTGGCCTGAGAATTGAAGGGCCTCTAGGTCAAGGTGGTCCAAGATTTGAAGGTTGTCATGCTTTAAGGTTTGATGGGCAGCCAGGTCAGCCATCACTCTTGCCAAGATTTGATGGATTACATGGGCAGCCAGGTCCTAGATTTGAAAGAACTGGTCAGCCAGGTCCACAGAGATTTGATGGACCACCTGGACAGCAGGTTCAACCAAGATTTGATGGTGTGCCTCAAAGATTTGATGGCCCACAACACCAGCAAGCATCAAGGTTTGATATTCCTCTTGGTCTTCAAAGCACACGATTTGACAATCATCCTTCACAAAGGCTTGAATCAGTGTCTTTCAATCAGACTGGTCCATATAATGATCCACCTGGCAATGCTTTTAATGCCCCATCCCAAGGACTGCAGTTCCAAAGACATGAACAAATGTTTGATTCACCTCAAGGACCAAATTTTAATGGACCACATGGCCCTGGAAACCAGAATTTCTCGAATCCCCTTAACAGAGCTTCTGGACACTATTTTGATGAAAAGAATCTTCAGAGTTCCCAATTTGGAAACTTTGGCAATTTACCTGCTCCAATAACAGTAGGAAATATTCAGGCGTCTCAACAG GTTCTCACTGGTGTTGCTCAGCCAGTAGCATTTGGCCAAGGACAACAATTTTTACCAGTTCATCCACAAAATCCTGGAGCATTTGTTCAGAATCCTTCAG GCGCCCTTCCTAAGGCATATCCTGACAACCATCTCAGTCAGGTGGACGtcaatgaattattttcaaaactgcTGAAAACAGGAATTCTCAAATTGTCCCAGCCAGACTCCTCTACAGCAC AAGTAAATGAAGTTGCTACTCACCCTGCCCCTGAAGAGGAGGAAGATCAAAATGAGGATCAAGATGTTCCAGATCTTACCAATTTTACAATCGAAGAATTAAAACA ACGTTATGATAGTGTTATAAATCGACTGTACACTGGTATTCAGTGCTACTCTTGTGGAATGAGGTTTACAACATCACAGACAGATGTATATGCAGACCACTTGGACTGGCATTATCGGCAAAATAGAACTGAAAAGGATGTTAGCAGAAAAGTTACTCACAGACGTTGGTACTACAGTTTAACA GATTGGATAGAATTTGAGGAAATAGCTGATTTGGAAGAACGGGCAAAGAGCCAGTTTTTTGAAAAGGTGCATGAAGAAGTCGTGCTCAAAACTCAGGAGGCTGCTAAAGAAAAGGAGTTCCAAAGTGTACCTGCTGGACCAGCTGGAGCAGTTGAg aGTTGTGAAATCTGTCAAGAACAATTTGAACAATACTgggatgaagaagaggaagaatggcatttaaaaaatgctattagaGTAGACGGAAAG aTTTATCATCCATCATGTTATGAGGATTATCAAAAT acATCTTCATTTGATTGTACGCCATCTCCCAGCAAGACACCAGTTGAAAATCCTTTGAACATTATGCTGAACATTGTCAAAAATGAATTGCAAGAACCCTGTGAAAGTCCCAAAGTTAAGGAAGAACAAATTGATACCCCACCAGCTTGTACAGAGGAAAGCATAGAAACACCCactgaaattaaaacagaaaatgatacaGTCGAGtcagtttaa